The following DNA comes from Gemmatimonas sp..
ACTGGCACGACGCCAATGCCGACGCCGATCGCCTCGCCGCCGAGCAGCTCGGCGACGCCGTCGAAACCGTCCTCGAGGCCACGCCCGCCGGCGAACGGCTGCGCGCGGTGTCCAGCGGCATCCTGCGAGTGGTGCGTCGCGCCACACGGGCCATGCCGCGGGAGCGTGCCCGAGATGAGACGGCGCCCCCTCAGCCCAGAACGCCCAACCAGCCGCTGCCGCCGCTGCCGCCCCGATAACCGGGGTGATCGTGATTCCGCGATCGACGCGCACGCGGCCGGTGTGCTACACCGATGTGTTTCCCAATGGCCGGCGCTGCGAGCCGCGATCGACCACGGCGACGGTGCAGGCCAGCATTCCCGAGTAGCGTGGAAGTGACCTGGCGGGCTGTAGGCAGGGCATGATCGGACGGAGTGCCTCGCGCGGACCGAATGCTCTGGCCAACGGGGCCGTGCAATGCCGTGCTGCGGCCACCGTTCCGACGCGGTTACGCACCGCTCACCGCACGAAACTGCCGGTCATCGTCACCGGTTGCCGCTTGGCGACGTGTGCTGCCGCTGGTCAGGGCCGCGCGGCATACTCCAACGCGTCATGACCGATCGCCACGCCCGACGTCTTCCGCCCCGTGGTCATTCCCCTGGTTCTGGAAGGCACAGGGAGCCCGGTGGTTGCTGTACTTCACGGGTGCGCTCGTCAGCGCCCTGGCGGCCGAGGAGCAAGGTGGCGACGCGATTCTCGCGACCATGCCGTTCCGGGTCGTGCGCGTCACGCTCGGGTTTCTCGTCAGCAGCGGCCTCGCGGTCGCCTTGCAGCGGCTGCCGAGCGTGCGCAGCCACCCGCACCGGTTCGTTGGGCTCGCGCTCCTCGGTGCAACCCTGGCCGGCACGGTGTGGTATCCGTCGTACCGCGTGGTGAGCCACCCATGGCCACCGGAGGGTACGGGGCTTCTCGATCTGGGGTGTGTTGTCCCGTGCCTGCTGGAGCACATCTGGCTGATGCTCACGTGGAGCATCCTGTTCCTCGCCGCCACCGAGCGCCGACCGAGGCCAACCGCCGTTGGGCGAAGGCCCCACGGTGGCGCTCCTCCAGCAGATCTTCGAGGTGGACCCGCTGGCGTGCCCGCGCTGCTACGGCGCGATAGGCATTGTTGCCTTCATCACCCAGACGTCGGTGATCGACCAGATCCTCGCCCACCTCGACGCCCGCCCTGCGCCGCCGGCCCACGCTGGCGCAGGGATCCCCCCATCAACGCGGGCCCGCCCGAGTCGAGACACGTCATGCGCCGCGCACCCGTCCACAAAAGGCACGCCGCCGCCCGTCAGGAGGCGCTGGCAAGGTCGGCGATCACGCTCTACGCTCGACGGAGAGTCGACCCACCTCGATTGAAGTCCTTATCCCGGTCGACCTGTGCGTGACCGTCAACACCGCCGTGGCACATCTCGCCGGTGCCCTTGGGACCCCGACCCTGCTCTGCCTTCCGTTCTCCCTCGACTTCCGGTGGGGCGTGAGCGGAACGCGTACGCTCTGGTACGACAGCCTGACCATCCTTCGCCAACAGGATGTATCAGCATGGGCTGGCGTGCTCACCGCGGTGTGGCACGCGGTGCAGCGGTTGCACGACGGCATCGATCACGCGTGACACCTCGTCGTCGGTAAGCGCCGGGTAGATGGGTAGGCACAGAATCTCGCGTGCCGCCTCGACGGCCACCGGCAGATGGCACGGGTCGGCGCTCGGCAGGTCGCGGTAGGCGGCGAAGTCGGTGATCAGCGGATAGAAGTACCGACGCGCGAGGATCTCCTGCGACTTCAGCATCTCGTACAGGCCGTCACGGGTCAGTGGGTAGGGTGACCGTACGCGAACGGGGAAGTACGAGTGGTTTGGAGCGTCCTGAGCCCCGTCGGGCAGACATTCGATCCCCGGCACATCGCGCAGCGCTTCGCGGTAGCGTCGGGCCACTGCGGCACGACGTGCGATGGCATCGTCGACGTATCGTAGCTGCAGCAGACCGAACGCGGCATGCACTTCGCTCATCTTGCCGTTGAGCCCGATCTCCTCAATGGTCGTTTCATTTTTCATGGCGAAGTTCTTGAGCTGGTCGATGCGCGCCTTCGTGGCAGCATCGGGCGCGATGATCGCGCCGCCCTCGAACGTGTTGAACACCTTCGTGGCGTGCAAGCTCAGGACCGACAGGGCACCGGCGTGGAGAATGCTCCGGCCCTGCATCCGCACTCCGAAAGCGTGCGCGGCATCGTAGAGCACCTTGAGCCGATGCCGATCGGCGACGGCCTGGATGGCGTCGATGGCGCACGGATTCCCGTAGCAGTGCACCGCCATGATCGCCGAGGTCCGCGGCGTGATGGCGGCTTCGATCAGATGGGGGTCGATGTTCAGCGTGCATGGCTCCACGTCGACGAACACCGGCTCGAGGTTCCGCTGCCGCAAAGCGTGGGCACCGGCCACGAAGGAGAACGGCGTGGTGATCACCTCACCATCGAGATCGAGGACCTGGACAGCCACCATCAGCGCCGTTGTGGCGTTGGTGAAGAGCGACAGGTGTGCCACCCCCAGGTACGTACACAGCGCAGCTTCGAGCTCCTGATGGAGTGGCCCGCCATTCGTGAGGATCCGACTGTCCCATATCCGCTGCAGATACGGAATGAACTCCTCGAGCGGGGGCAGCAGTGGTTGCGTGACCGTGAGGCGCGTCATCTTGCCGTGAGGCTCGACGGTGCCAGCGGGCCGTGCGCGAGTCGCACGAGATACCGACCGTATTCGGTCGCCTCGAGCGGTGCCGCGCAGGCGAGCAACGGATCGACGGTCATCCACCCGTGCCGGTAGGCGATCTCTTCGGGACAACGCATCTTCAGCCCCTGACGGCGTTCGAGCGTGGCCACGGACGAGCCGGCCTCGCAAAGTGAGTCGGAGGTGCCAGTGTCGAGCCAGGCCATACCGCGTCCCATGACCGGCATGCGCAGATCCCCACGCTCCATGTACACGCGAGTGAGGTCGGTGATTTCCACTTCGCCGAGGGCAGACGGTTGGATGTCGGCCGCGCGGTCCACCACGCTATTGTCGTAGAAATACAAGCCGGTCACCGCGTAGTTCGATCGCGGTACCGCCGGCTTCTCCTCGGGGCGCAGCACCCGGCCGCGCGCGTCCGGTTCCGTCACCCCGTCGCGCAGCGGATCGGTCACGTGATAGCCGAAGATCGTGGCCCCCTTGGAGCAGCGCGCGGCGCGCGCGAGCAGCTTGGTGAGCCCCTGCCCGTGGAAGATGTTGTCGCCGAGGACGAGCGCGACGGGGTCGTTCCCGATGACTTCACGGCTAAGCAAGAGGACCGATAGGGGATAACGCATCATCGGCGTGTGGTAGACCGGCAGGAGGTGCTTGCTGATCGCGCGCGTCACGGGGGCAGCCGAGCGCCCGATCTTCCGGGCTACTCATCCACAAGATCGCAGATGGCGCGCACGACGGATAGGTTGCCGCGCCCGGCGCAGGCCCCGATCAGGAAAGTGCCGCCGGGGCGGCCGCGCTCGAAGGCGGCCACCAGCGCGTCCACGTGGTCTTCCATCTACATCCAGTCGGGCCCGTTCTGCCCCCGGCCGTAGACCGGCAGCGGCTTCCCCTCGATGGCCTTGAGGATCATGAGGGGGATCAGCTTCTCGGGAAACTGATACGGCCCGTAGTTGTCGGAGCAGGTGGGGACGTCTGGCGGTGATTGCATCGGGACTCCCCTGGCGGTCATGACCTCGGTGCGCCGACGGCGGTCTGCGTGTGTTGGTCCGCCGGCACGTCTAGCGCAGCGCCCGCAGCTGGATGTGCTGCTCGATGTGCTCGAGAAACACGTGGGTGGGAAGTGACAGCTCCATGAGCGCCGCCCCAAAAGCGGCACATCGTGCACGGTGCGCGGCAGGATCGCGCCGCACCACGTCGACCTTCCGCACGAGCTCCACCGGATCGCCGCCGAAGAACAGGTCTCCAAAGGTGGCTTCGAGCGGGGTGCCACGATGAAAGGAGGAACTGAGCAGGAATCCGGCTCCTGCCTGAAGAGCACGTGACGTTCGATCGTGCAACATATCGTTCGATGCCGCGACGTCGAGAATGCCGTACGCACTCTGGTACTGGTACCCCGAGCGCTTGGCGGTATCCGCGGCAAAGAACTCGTGATTGGGGTTTCCCCGTGCCTGGAACCGCTCCCAGCCCCGACCGTATATGCGGATGGGCACCTCCGGCAGGGCATCGAGAATGAACGTCGCCGCCACGTTGCGATGCACGCGATCGAGTTCACGCGTCAGTCGCCACATGATGTCGGAGGCCTCGGGATCCGGATCAGTGCTCAGCATGCGTGCGCGCAGGGGCGCAGGCGCAAACACAAAAATGACATCATGGTGGTTGATGACATTGCCATCGCGGTATGCCTGATCGATCGCATCCGCAATACCATTCAGCAGCGCAGCCGTCGGGGCATCACAGCGCGCCCGCCACTCATGCCGGATCGATTCGGGATCCTGAATATTCTTGGCGAGTACGAAACATTCGCCATCGAACGGAGCCGTCTCAGAGGCCAGTTCGAAGAGGGTGGGGTAGATCCCCGCGATTGCTGGCCATTCTCGCTGCATGAGACGGTTCGCGGCATTGGCAAAGGACGCCGGGCCGTACAGGTGCAGGATGAACGCTGAAGACTGCTGATGGTTGAGTGGGTTGTAGCACGGATGATCGGCGTGCAGACACACGAGCGGAATGCGCAGCAGCTCCCAGAGCGTCTGCGTGAATCCGTCCGGCACGAGGGCACTTCCCACTCCCTGCCAGCAGAACGCCAAGTCGATCGGCGCATCCTGATGCATCTCCGCGACCGCCAGGATGGTCTGCACATCGAGAGGAATCACGTGCACGTCGTGTCCGAGCGAAGCAAGCCGCTGCTGCCACTCTCGACTGAAGTACGTGAACGGGTCGTTCTCACCTCCGGACCAGTTCAGAATTGCGATACGCATGGATACGGTGATCGGCGTGACATCCCGGAATCGCGCTAGGCGAACGATTGATGATCCGAGAAAAACAGGGTCGTGTCGTAGAGGCTCAGGCCGAAGTGGCGCAACGCCACGTACCGGTAGTCGTGCATCGTGAGCACGGTATCGAGAATCTCGAACATGTCCTGCGGATAGTGGTAGCACGTCACGGCAAGGTCCGGACGCGACGCCCGAATCAGACGCTCCGCCCCGCGCAGCACCCGACACTCGAAGCCTTCCACGTCCATCTTGAGAAGGGTGCAGTGCTCGACCACATCGTCGAGCCGCACACAGGACACCTGCCTCGGCGTGTCCGTCTCACCGAGGGTAATGGCATTGCTCCCGAACGGATTGTTCGTGTTCTCGAAGAACCCGATCGATCCCGATGATTCGCCGACCGCAGCCTGATGGACTCGAATGCGGGGATCCGCACTCGCCAACCGCTGCAAGTCCGCAAACTGCGTCTCGGTCGGCTCGAAAGCTTCGATGGCCTGAAACTGCCCCCCGACAACAGACATGAACTTCTCGACCGTGTCTCCGCCCGCTGCCCCGACATCCACGTAAATCGCGTCAGTCCCGGGCGTGAGACTCCACTGCGAGCTCATCGTGTTGAAGTACTGGTGCTCCGTGCCGATCGCGACGGCAAACAGCTCGCGGCGATCCCCCGTGGCGAGCGCCGCACACTTCGCTGCCAGCGTCCGTCGTGAGCGATCATCAGTGAACCGGGCCGCCACACACTCCATCCGCTCGCGACTCTGCCGTGCCCACCATTCCCGTTCCTCCCTCACCGGAACATACGTGTGGGGAAGGCCAAGGCGGTCGAGCGTGTCGAGGAAGTCAGTGACCTGTACGTTCGCGGAACGCTCGATGCCCGCGAGCGCCCAGAATTGATCGGGGGTCTCGAAAAACTGTACGAACGTGAGCGGTTCGCTCTCGGCGCGCCGGAGCGCGTCCTGCAAGGTGACCAGTGGGCATGGCTGCCCCCACAACAGCATGTGCGAGTGATCACGCACGAAGGTGTCGCTGATCACTCCGGCAACGCGCCCTCCGAACGCATGGAAGATCCGTGGCGCGAAGAAGCGGAAGAGCCACCCCGGATACCCGATGAAG
Coding sequences within:
- a CDS encoding DegT/DnrJ/EryC1/StrS family aminotransferase; this encodes MTRLTVTQPLLPPLEEFIPYLQRIWDSRILTNGGPLHQELEAALCTYLGVAHLSLFTNATTALMVAVQVLDLDGEVITTPFSFVAGAHALRQRNLEPVFVDVEPCTLNIDPHLIEAAITPRTSAIMAVHCYGNPCAIDAIQAVADRHRLKVLYDAAHAFGVRMQGRSILHAGALSVLSLHATKVFNTFEGGAIIAPDAATKARIDQLKNFAMKNETTIEEIGLNGKMSEVHAAFGLLQLRYVDDAIARRAAVARRYREALRDVPGIECLPDGAQDAPNHSYFPVRVRSPYPLTRDGLYEMLKSQEILARRYFYPLITDFAAYRDLPSADPCHLPVAVEAAREILCLPIYPALTDDEVSRVIDAVVQPLHRVPHRGEHASPC
- a CDS encoding sugar phosphate nucleotidyltransferase — protein: MMRYPLSVLLLSREVIGNDPVALVLGDNIFHGQGLTKLLARAARCSKGATIFGYHVTDPLRDGVTEPDARGRVLRPEEKPAVPRSNYAVTGLYFYDNSVVDRAADIQPSALGEVEITDLTRVYMERGDLRMPVMGRGMAWLDTGTSDSLCEAGSSVATLERRQGLKMRCPEEIAYRHGWMTVDPLLACAAPLEATEYGRYLVRLAHGPLAPSSLTAR
- a CDS encoding FkbM family methyltransferase, with protein sequence MPAGPGDVYFIGYPGWLFRFFAPRIFHAFGGRVAGVISDTFVRDHSHMLLWGQPCPLVTLQDALRRAESEPLTFVQFFETPDQFWALAGIERSANVQVTDFLDTLDRLGLPHTYVPVREEREWWARQSRERMECVAARFTDDRSRRTLAAKCAALATGDRRELFAVAIGTEHQYFNTMSSQWSLTPGTDAIYVDVGAAGGDTVEKFMSVVGGQFQAIEAFEPTETQFADLQRLASADPRIRVHQAAVGESSGSIGFFENTNNPFGSNAITLGETDTPRQVSCVRLDDVVEHCTLLKMDVEGFECRVLRGAERLIRASRPDLAVTCYHYPQDMFEILDTVLTMHDYRYVALRHFGLSLYDTTLFFSDHQSFA